A region of Mesorhizobium sp. M3A.F.Ca.ET.080.04.2.1 DNA encodes the following proteins:
- a CDS encoding cyclase family protein produces the protein MTKRWKVRPQNSNWGEFGDDDQIGRLNLITSECRRNAAKEVIEGLAFCLSVPLDLPGGNLLVSNRLPPTRTIARKEGRPFVNFPFCCDNPDWNDIGSDDAVTIYTQYSTQWDALGHIGYEFDADDDGVAEVVYYNGYRGGRDIVGPDAEGGAGARRLGIENMAETCVQGRGVMVDVFSRFGADRKFVGYDDLMQIMEQDKVVVERGDMLCIHTGWSTAVVERKDNLDTQLLHESHSVLDGSDEKLLRWIDSSGVSAIIADNFAVEGFQTSSADGSKRFPALPLHRRCIVELGIHLGELWLLSPLNAWLKAHGRFRFLLTAPPLRMPGSFGSPLTPVATV, from the coding sequence ATGACAAAGCGGTGGAAGGTGCGTCCTCAGAATTCAAATTGGGGCGAGTTCGGTGACGACGACCAGATTGGCAGGCTCAATCTCATCACATCCGAATGCCGGCGCAACGCAGCCAAGGAAGTGATCGAAGGCTTGGCATTTTGTCTGAGTGTTCCTCTCGACCTGCCGGGAGGCAATCTGCTGGTCTCCAACAGGCTTCCTCCCACCCGCACCATCGCAAGAAAGGAAGGGCGGCCATTCGTCAACTTTCCGTTCTGCTGCGATAATCCTGACTGGAACGATATCGGCAGCGATGATGCCGTGACGATCTATACGCAATATTCGACCCAGTGGGATGCACTTGGCCATATCGGCTACGAGTTCGATGCCGACGATGATGGTGTCGCCGAGGTTGTATATTACAACGGATATCGAGGTGGCCGCGATATTGTGGGGCCGGATGCGGAAGGCGGCGCCGGTGCACGTCGACTTGGCATCGAAAACATGGCCGAGACCTGCGTCCAGGGACGGGGCGTGATGGTGGATGTGTTTTCGCGGTTCGGGGCAGACCGCAAGTTCGTCGGCTACGACGACCTCATGCAAATAATGGAACAGGACAAGGTCGTGGTGGAGCGAGGCGACATGCTTTGCATTCACACCGGCTGGAGTACCGCGGTGGTGGAGCGCAAGGATAACCTTGACACTCAGCTGCTCCATGAATCTCACAGCGTGCTTGATGGCTCCGACGAGAAGCTTCTGCGCTGGATTGATTCCAGCGGCGTTTCGGCCATCATCGCGGACAACTTCGCCGTCGAGGGTTTCCAGACGAGCAGCGCGGACGGGAGCAAGCGCTTTCCCGCGCTCCCGCTTCATCGGCGCTGCATCGTGGAGCTGGGCATCCATTTGGGCGAGCTTTGGCTTTTGTCCCCGCTTAACGCCTGGCTTAAAGCGCATGGCCGGTTTCGGTTTCTGTTGACGGCTCCGCCTCTGAGGATGCCGGGTTCCTTTGGTTCTCCCCTTACACCGGTGGCGACGGTCTAG
- a CDS encoding four-carbon acid sugar kinase family protein has product MFMPMSISSDAALKPSLGIIADDYTGALMVACYLEAAGIYAPLVFDAKAAVPGARVIVAGTRTRLAPVEEALSDIKAIADAFTQLGYSRLSYKTSAGFDSTERGNIGPVADYLADRQGIRPVVMAAGFPEFNITTHQGYLFYRGRLVSESIKRFDPLTPMSDPDLVRFLSRQTTHGVGLINHIQMRQGPEAVALAADALAGAGNGHIFFDISDDQDIEIAARFAIERELVVVASDPFAVEYTRMLASGEGPQKPAPHHAKGPAAVLAGTVGPVILRQLEAFAKTYPVLSLDLLDPRGSEAVIGGALAWADQHIGAQPFAISTANDAGAAERAQAAFGPIAAARKAEYILASIASALRDRGIRRFVVAGGETSGAVVRSLGIGAVRAFAEGPIGTGFCVAEGPDPISLFLKPGKHGGDDILIQALDHMV; this is encoded by the coding sequence ATGTTTATGCCAATGTCTATTTCGTCAGATGCGGCTTTGAAACCCTCGCTTGGCATAATAGCCGACGATTATACCGGCGCGCTCATGGTCGCGTGCTATCTCGAGGCAGCCGGTATTTATGCTCCCCTGGTATTTGATGCAAAAGCGGCGGTGCCCGGTGCCCGGGTCATCGTGGCGGGCACTCGCACCAGACTGGCCCCGGTCGAAGAGGCATTGTCGGATATCAAGGCAATCGCCGATGCTTTCACGCAGCTCGGCTATTCGCGACTCTCCTACAAAACCTCCGCCGGCTTCGATTCGACAGAACGTGGCAACATAGGTCCAGTCGCGGACTACCTGGCGGATCGTCAGGGAATTCGTCCCGTGGTCATGGCCGCAGGATTTCCAGAATTCAACATCACGACGCATCAAGGTTATCTTTTTTACCGCGGCCGTCTCGTGTCGGAATCGATAAAGAGGTTCGATCCCCTGACGCCAATGTCGGACCCGGACCTGGTTCGTTTCCTGTCTCGTCAGACCACACATGGTGTTGGTCTGATAAATCATATTCAGATGCGTCAGGGGCCGGAGGCAGTTGCATTGGCAGCTGATGCCTTGGCAGGTGCCGGAAACGGGCACATTTTCTTTGACATAAGCGACGACCAGGACATTGAAATCGCCGCCCGCTTTGCGATCGAGCGCGAGTTGGTGGTGGTGGCGAGCGATCCTTTTGCCGTGGAATACACCAGGATGCTGGCTTCCGGCGAAGGACCACAAAAGCCAGCTCCCCATCATGCAAAGGGACCTGCGGCCGTCCTTGCAGGCACTGTCGGACCGGTCATCTTGCGACAGCTGGAGGCTTTCGCGAAAACTTACCCGGTGCTTTCCCTTGACCTTCTTGATCCGCGAGGCAGCGAGGCGGTCATCGGCGGCGCGCTCGCCTGGGCCGATCAGCATATCGGTGCTCAGCCATTTGCAATTTCGACAGCCAACGATGCTGGTGCGGCTGAACGGGCTCAGGCGGCGTTCGGACCGATCGCGGCTGCTCGCAAAGCTGAGTACATTCTTGCATCGATCGCCAGCGCACTGCGAGACCGAGGTATCCGACGCTTTGTTGTGGCCGGCGGAGAGACCTCCGGTGCCGTCGTCAGGTCGCTTGGTATCGGCGCGGTTCGTGCCTTCGCCGAAGGGCCGATAGGAACGGGCTTTTGCGTGGCCGAAGGTCCGGACCCGATTTCGCTGTTTCTCAAGCCGGGTAAGCACGGGGGAGATGACATTCTGATCCAGGCTCTTGATCACATGGTTTAG
- the iolG gene encoding inositol 2-dehydrogenase produces MVRFGILGCGRIGQVHAGSLQRIANAKLVAVADASPEAARACGERFGAEVREASSIVSAADIDAVIIATSTDTHYDMIHLVARGRKAIFCEKPIDLSSERVRICIKTVEDAGVPFMTAFNQRFDPHFGALQRRVAEGEIGDVETVSIVSRDPAPPPVSYLKSSGGLFRDMMIHDLDMARFVLGEEPTRVFAIGSTLVDPAIEQVGDVDTAAVILTTGSGKICQITNSRRATYGYDKRLEVHGSKGMLRAANVLENSVESATSKGFTLAKAEAFFLERFGAAYLAELQSFVDAILNGRKPRPDAQDGLRAQLIADAATQSRMEGRPIEIPA; encoded by the coding sequence ATGGTTCGATTTGGAATTCTGGGCTGTGGCAGAATTGGGCAGGTGCATGCCGGCTCCCTTCAACGCATCGCTAACGCCAAGCTCGTCGCGGTTGCCGACGCTTCACCGGAAGCGGCGCGGGCATGTGGGGAGCGTTTCGGGGCAGAAGTGCGCGAGGCGTCTTCCATCGTTTCCGCCGCCGATATCGACGCCGTTATAATAGCGACGTCGACTGATACGCATTACGATATGATCCATCTGGTGGCGCGCGGGCGAAAGGCAATCTTTTGCGAGAAGCCGATCGACCTTTCCTCGGAAAGGGTGCGCATTTGTATCAAGACGGTTGAAGACGCAGGCGTTCCCTTCATGACCGCGTTCAATCAACGTTTTGATCCCCACTTTGGTGCGCTGCAACGTCGCGTTGCCGAGGGCGAAATCGGCGATGTCGAGACAGTCTCGATCGTTTCGCGCGACCCTGCTCCTCCTCCTGTCTCCTATCTGAAAAGTTCCGGGGGCCTGTTCCGCGATATGATGATCCATGACCTCGACATGGCGCGTTTCGTTCTGGGAGAGGAGCCGACCAGGGTGTTCGCCATTGGATCAACCCTGGTCGATCCGGCGATTGAGCAGGTCGGGGATGTCGACACTGCCGCGGTCATTCTCACAACCGGATCCGGCAAGATCTGCCAAATCACCAACTCCCGCAGGGCGACGTATGGGTACGACAAGCGGCTTGAGGTGCATGGCTCCAAGGGTATGCTGCGTGCTGCCAACGTTCTGGAAAATTCAGTCGAGAGCGCTACAAGCAAAGGCTTCACCCTCGCCAAGGCAGAAGCTTTTTTCCTTGAGCGATTTGGCGCGGCGTATCTTGCCGAGTTGCAGTCTTTTGTCGATGCAATCCTCAACGGCCGCAAACCGCGGCCTGACGCCCAGGATGGTTTGAGAGCCCAACTGATCGCCGACGCGGCAACGCAGTCTCGGATGGAAGGGCGGCCAATCGAAATTCCGGCTTAG
- a CDS encoding Gfo/Idh/MocA family oxidoreductase: MEKLNVAMIGTGFMGKAHSIATAVVPMLFGAPIEIERRVIVDVEETLAKNAAKNYGFSEYSTNWREVVERPDIDIVDICTPNDTHAAIAIAAAKAGKHVMCEKPMAMSVAEAEEMLAAAKKTGVVTMVSYNYRHTPALQMAKRLIDEGRIGKLLTFRGYYLQDWGADPKAPLSWRFNKAKAGSGTLGDIGTHVIDAARLLVGEVEAVNSIVKTFVPERPLPAGHFFGQRGEASKEMGKVDVDDHALTMIKFTNGVFGTIEVTRNAYGHHNQLGFEIAGTCGTIAFDYQRLNELRVAFADDAPDAFGFRTIYSGPNQPYGDLLWPVAGMGQGYIDIKSIEWYNFLKAIAEKKPAAPNFEDGVQIERVAEAILASGESGAWEKVPQLAH, from the coding sequence TTGGAAAAACTTAACGTTGCGATGATCGGCACAGGGTTCATGGGGAAGGCGCATTCCATCGCCACCGCGGTCGTGCCGATGTTGTTTGGGGCGCCAATCGAAATTGAGCGTCGCGTGATTGTGGACGTCGAGGAGACCCTCGCCAAGAACGCCGCCAAAAATTACGGATTTTCCGAATACAGCACCAACTGGCGCGAGGTCGTCGAGCGCCCCGACATCGACATCGTCGACATCTGCACGCCGAATGATACTCATGCCGCGATCGCAATTGCCGCAGCCAAGGCCGGCAAGCACGTCATGTGCGAGAAGCCGATGGCGATGAGTGTGGCTGAGGCGGAAGAAATGTTGGCCGCAGCCAAGAAGACCGGCGTTGTGACGATGGTGTCCTACAACTACCGCCACACACCCGCCCTGCAGATGGCAAAGCGACTGATCGACGAGGGGCGCATCGGCAAGCTGCTGACGTTTCGTGGCTATTACCTCCAGGATTGGGGCGCGGATCCGAAGGCGCCGCTTTCTTGGCGCTTCAACAAGGCAAAGGCTGGCTCGGGCACGCTTGGCGATATCGGAACGCACGTGATCGATGCGGCCAGGCTCCTGGTCGGCGAGGTCGAGGCGGTCAACTCGATCGTGAAGACCTTCGTGCCGGAGCGTCCCTTGCCGGCAGGTCACTTCTTCGGCCAGCGGGGCGAGGCCTCAAAGGAAATGGGCAAGGTAGACGTTGATGATCATGCGCTCACCATGATCAAGTTCACCAATGGCGTTTTCGGCACCATCGAAGTCACCCGCAACGCGTACGGCCATCATAATCAGCTTGGTTTCGAAATCGCCGGTACGTGCGGCACCATCGCATTCGACTATCAGCGTCTCAACGAATTGCGTGTCGCTTTCGCAGATGACGCTCCGGACGCCTTTGGCTTCCGCACTATCTATTCGGGCCCTAACCAGCCTTACGGCGACTTGCTCTGGCCGGTTGCGGGCATGGGTCAAGGTTACATCGATATCAAATCGATCGAATGGTACAACTTCCTCAAGGCCATTGCCGAAAAGAAGCCGGCTGCGCCGAACTTCGAAGATGGTGTGCAGATCGAGCGTGTAGCCGAGGCGATTCTTGCCTCGGGTGAAAGCGGTGCCTGGGAAAAGGTGCCGCAGCTGGCCCACTGA
- a CDS encoding Gfo/Idh/MocA family oxidoreductase — protein MKMGIIGLGHVAELHVQALKQIGPDIFAGGWNRSSFRAEEFCARFGGIAYANIGDLLADKEVAAVLVATSTASHFEFAKKALEAGKHVLLEKPLCERPAQIRELARIADAKSLVCMPSHNYIYAETMRRLHAHIEGGRLGKVVNFWAIYNKRHDASIGAPDLTMRELMIHHVYCMLFFLGRPAQVYATGTSVHFEDASAHDQLMITAEYADGKIANLWGSFSADDRSREPWSCYFKIIGMEGTGVIPWDVTKFGEPELPFWDDATYWDSFLQVQTYFLNECLGKGQQPLSNLDDAYDAAVILDAARQSLVDKRRIGIDFN, from the coding sequence ATGAAGATGGGTATCATAGGGCTCGGACACGTCGCCGAGCTTCATGTTCAGGCTTTGAAACAGATTGGTCCAGATATATTCGCGGGCGGGTGGAATCGCTCATCTTTCCGTGCTGAAGAGTTTTGCGCTCGCTTTGGCGGCATAGCCTACGCCAACATTGGTGATCTCCTAGCAGACAAGGAAGTCGCTGCGGTGCTGGTTGCCACAAGTACTGCCTCGCACTTTGAGTTCGCGAAAAAGGCACTGGAGGCAGGAAAGCATGTCCTGTTGGAAAAGCCGCTTTGCGAACGGCCCGCACAAATTCGCGAGCTTGCCAGGATTGCTGACGCCAAGTCGCTCGTGTGCATGCCGTCGCACAACTACATCTATGCTGAGACCATGCGGCGTCTGCACGCCCATATCGAGGGCGGTCGCCTCGGTAAGGTCGTGAATTTCTGGGCGATCTATAATAAGCGACATGATGCTTCGATCGGCGCGCCGGATCTCACCATGCGCGAACTCATGATCCATCATGTCTATTGCATGCTGTTTTTCCTTGGCCGTCCGGCTCAAGTCTATGCGACCGGGACGAGCGTTCATTTCGAAGACGCGTCCGCACACGACCAGCTCATGATCACGGCCGAATATGCTGACGGCAAGATTGCGAACCTATGGGGTAGCTTTTCTGCGGATGACCGAAGCCGCGAGCCGTGGTCCTGTTATTTCAAGATTATCGGCATGGAGGGGACTGGCGTCATTCCCTGGGACGTCACTAAATTCGGTGAGCCTGAGTTGCCGTTTTGGGATGACGCGACTTATTGGGATAGTTTCCTGCAGGTGCAGACCTATTTCTTGAACGAGTGTCTGGGAAAGGGACAACAACCTTTGTCGAACCTCGACGACGCGTACGACGCCGCAGTGATTTTGGACGCAGCGCGCCAATCGCTTGTAGACAAGCGGCGGATCGGAATTGACTTTAATTGA
- a CDS encoding aldolase, which translates to MTNNQSFDLSALTRPSGAFAMLALDQRETMRAMFAERQQAPVSDEQIVEFKLSALRTLSPLASAVLIDRDFAWNRAVQEGVTAPNCSLIAAADRFYSSGDEIVARAEIDDRIAPAELREQGAKALKLLVIWRPDESPEARVAMVDQFVSRCRQAGLISIIEPVSRQARDGRATDTQKGILAAARELGNRGQDLYKSEVPLHAQGEENDIRRQCAELTQLIRSPWVVLSSGVLPDRFPMAVRWACQEGARGFLAGRAIWKNAIAAADPLTALQTDSRDRLKRLCDVVDEAVAPATA; encoded by the coding sequence ATGACGAACAACCAAAGTTTCGACTTATCGGCGCTGACGCGGCCATCGGGAGCTTTCGCGATGCTTGCGCTTGATCAGCGCGAGACGATGCGAGCAATGTTTGCGGAACGGCAGCAGGCACCCGTCAGCGATGAGCAGATTGTCGAGTTCAAGCTGTCGGCGCTCAGGACGCTTTCTCCACTGGCGTCTGCCGTTCTCATTGATAGGGATTTCGCCTGGAACCGCGCGGTCCAAGAGGGTGTGACCGCGCCAAATTGCAGCCTGATAGCTGCCGCCGACCGGTTCTACTCCAGCGGCGATGAAATCGTGGCTCGCGCGGAGATCGACGACCGGATTGCGCCCGCTGAATTGCGTGAACAGGGCGCCAAGGCTCTCAAGCTTCTGGTAATATGGCGCCCTGATGAAAGCCCCGAAGCACGCGTGGCGATGGTGGACCAGTTCGTCAGCCGTTGCCGGCAGGCAGGCCTGATAAGCATTATCGAGCCCGTATCCCGTCAAGCGCGCGATGGCCGCGCCACCGATACCCAAAAAGGCATCCTTGCAGCGGCACGCGAACTAGGCAACAGAGGACAGGACCTATACAAGTCAGAGGTTCCGCTTCATGCGCAGGGCGAGGAGAATGATATCCGCCGTCAATGCGCGGAGCTCACCCAGTTGATCCGATCGCCGTGGGTCGTTTTGTCGTCAGGCGTATTGCCTGATCGCTTTCCGATGGCTGTTCGATGGGCCTGTCAGGAAGGCGCCCGAGGCTTCCTGGCAGGTCGGGCGATCTGGAAGAATGCAATTGCAGCCGCTGATCCGCTGACCGCACTTCAAACCGATTCCCGCGATCGCCTGAAGCGGCTGTGCGATGTCGTCGACGAAGCCGTCGCGCCTGCAACTGCCTAG
- a CDS encoding LacI family DNA-binding transcriptional regulator, translating to MSKPPTVHDVARLSGVSTATVSRYFGGKASALAPETLENVRKAAETLGYTPSEIGRSLRLARSRVVVMMVPDATNTFTTDVAASVEQALKQYELSMVLANSAEDPDQQDRLLTDAHGLRARAIILQGAIDTPQLRQMTERQDNIIFVNRRPAPGIVAPYVGIDNHAAGLAVGRYFVEQGYENCVAISGPHHYSGSSERLEGFLAGLGKKKPVLQFESPFTMEGGYKCGQKLLARRRRRYAVFCGNDMIAYGLHRAAVERGLGVPEDLVIFGFDDNRMNDWLAPWLSTVQVSADDFGPAIANLIGSPSLEGREESLILPFKLKLRKSA from the coding sequence ATGTCGAAACCACCTACAGTTCACGACGTCGCGCGACTCTCGGGTGTTTCCACCGCAACGGTCTCTCGTTACTTTGGAGGCAAGGCCAGCGCTCTGGCGCCCGAAACACTCGAAAACGTCCGTAAAGCCGCAGAGACGCTCGGCTATACACCATCAGAAATCGGCCGCTCCCTCAGGCTGGCACGCAGCCGTGTTGTTGTCATGATGGTCCCGGACGCCACCAACACGTTTACGACGGACGTTGCCGCGTCAGTTGAGCAGGCACTGAAACAATACGAACTGTCCATGGTGCTTGCCAATTCGGCCGAGGATCCTGATCAGCAGGACCGACTTTTGACGGACGCGCACGGGCTCCGGGCAAGGGCAATCATTCTGCAGGGCGCCATAGACACACCGCAGCTTCGTCAGATGACCGAGCGCCAGGATAACATCATATTCGTCAATCGCCGCCCAGCGCCTGGGATCGTTGCTCCTTATGTGGGCATTGATAACCACGCAGCTGGCCTGGCGGTCGGTCGATACTTCGTTGAGCAAGGCTATGAAAACTGCGTCGCGATCTCGGGACCCCATCACTATTCCGGCAGTAGCGAACGCCTCGAAGGGTTTCTTGCCGGCCTCGGGAAGAAGAAGCCGGTCCTCCAGTTCGAGAGCCCCTTCACAATGGAAGGCGGCTACAAGTGCGGCCAAAAGCTACTCGCCCGCCGCCGTCGACGCTACGCCGTCTTTTGCGGTAACGATATGATTGCCTATGGGTTACATCGGGCGGCCGTCGAACGCGGTCTCGGCGTGCCCGAGGATCTGGTTATCTTTGGATTTGACGATAACAGGATGAACGATTGGTTGGCCCCCTGGCTGTCAACCGTGCAGGTATCGGCTGACGATTTTGGACCGGCGATCGCCAATCTGATTGGCTCACCTTCGCTGGAAGGCAGGGAAGAGAGCTTGATCTTGCCATTCAAACTGAAGCTGCGAAAGTCAGCTTAG
- a CDS encoding GntR family transcriptional regulator — translation MHRPAIADLPDSIFEIDRASSVPIYRELASRLADAITSGKLPPGARLENETSLSERLGISRPTIRRVIEELVGMGLLVRRQGIGTVVVPPALSRKMELVSLWDDLLKMGQNPSTKLLKREIIPADAHVAAELGITLGEDVLHLRRLRLANGVPLVIMENFLPGQYADISAEDLTSRGLYQNLGRRGVTIQVAHQSVTARLATSAESDLLDLPSHAALLTSKRTAYDALGKASETGNHCYRPDLYAFEFTLVRG, via the coding sequence ATGCATAGACCAGCAATTGCCGACCTTCCGGACTCGATTTTCGAGATCGATCGAGCCTCGTCGGTTCCGATCTATCGCGAACTGGCCTCGCGGCTCGCCGACGCCATCACTTCGGGAAAGCTGCCGCCCGGAGCGCGTCTGGAGAACGAGACCTCGCTCAGCGAACGGCTGGGAATTTCACGCCCGACGATCCGTCGGGTCATAGAAGAGCTGGTCGGGATGGGCCTTCTTGTTCGCAGGCAAGGCATTGGTACGGTCGTGGTTCCACCGGCGCTGTCGCGCAAGATGGAGCTGGTCAGCCTCTGGGACGATTTGCTTAAGATGGGCCAGAATCCATCGACGAAGTTGCTCAAGCGCGAAATCATACCGGCAGACGCCCATGTGGCGGCAGAGCTGGGGATCACATTGGGAGAGGACGTTCTTCACTTGCGCCGACTACGTCTGGCCAACGGCGTCCCCCTCGTGATCATGGAGAACTTTCTGCCTGGCCAGTACGCCGACATTTCCGCGGAGGACCTGACAAGTCGCGGCCTCTATCAAAATCTCGGACGCCGGGGCGTAACCATCCAGGTCGCACATCAATCGGTCACGGCACGCCTGGCAACCTCGGCGGAATCGGATCTGCTCGACCTGCCCTCCCATGCTGCGCTGTTGACTTCCAAACGAACGGCCTACGACGCTTTGGGTAAGGCATCGGAGACCGGCAACCACTGTTACCGGCCCGATCTCTACGCATTTGAGTTCACACTGGTTAGAGGATGA
- a CDS encoding substrate-binding domain-containing protein, whose translation MKQLIIGAVAMALGAAPALAGDIGVAISHTDSFLAVMVEGMKSEAAKTNQPLQIEFAEADVNKQLSQIQNFIAAKVDAIIVNVVESSVSPTITKMAADAGIPLVYVNNTPDDLNTLGPKAAFIGSAELEAGTIETKEICRILKDEGKTKDAGILIIQGILAQHSAVMRTKAIHDVIGTPDCSFMKVIDEQTANWDPVKAQDLMSNWITAGYKPAAVIANNDEMALGAINSMKAAGWDMKDVVVGGIDATQEAMHYMQNGDLDVSVFQDAIGQGAGSVDAAIKLAKGEKVASPVWIPFELVNPANVDKYLSKN comes from the coding sequence ATGAAGCAATTGATTATTGGGGCCGTCGCAATGGCCCTTGGAGCGGCGCCCGCCTTGGCTGGTGATATCGGCGTGGCCATATCCCACACCGACTCTTTTCTCGCCGTCATGGTCGAAGGAATGAAAAGTGAAGCTGCCAAAACCAACCAGCCGCTTCAGATCGAATTCGCGGAAGCTGACGTCAATAAGCAGCTGTCCCAGATCCAGAATTTCATCGCCGCCAAGGTAGACGCGATTATTGTGAACGTGGTCGAAAGCTCTGTTTCGCCGACGATCACCAAGATGGCGGCCGACGCGGGCATTCCGTTGGTTTATGTAAACAACACGCCTGACGATCTTAACACCCTGGGACCCAAGGCAGCCTTTATCGGATCCGCCGAGCTCGAGGCAGGGACGATCGAGACCAAAGAGATTTGCCGCATCCTGAAGGATGAAGGAAAGACAAAAGATGCCGGTATCCTGATTATTCAAGGAATTTTGGCGCAGCACAGCGCTGTGATGCGCACCAAGGCCATCCACGATGTCATTGGCACGCCCGACTGCAGTTTCATGAAGGTCATCGATGAGCAGACCGCGAACTGGGATCCGGTCAAGGCGCAGGATCTGATGAGCAACTGGATCACGGCCGGGTACAAGCCTGCTGCGGTGATCGCCAACAATGACGAAATGGCTCTGGGCGCGATCAACTCAATGAAGGCTGCCGGATGGGATATGAAGGACGTGGTTGTGGGCGGCATCGACGCCACACAAGAAGCCATGCACTACATGCAAAATGGCGATCTTGACGTGAGCGTCTTCCAGGATGCCATCGGCCAGGGAGCCGGCTCGGTGGATGCGGCCATCAAGCTTGCCAAGGGCGAAAAGGTTGCTTCTCCGGTATGGATTCCGTTCGAACTGGTGAACCCTGCCAACGTCGATAAGTATCTGAGCAAGAATTAG
- a CDS encoding sugar phosphate isomerase/epimerase family protein has protein sequence MTIKLAMHTWPYASNPTWLPAYTLEETIRRIKKIGYDAIEIGAASPHVFPPTLSKQRRKDIGQMLKDYDMDLAAMLPAHGGGPGNNVASPIPEERRWAIDHYKDMAQLTADWGGKRLICLPGWYIFGTTYRQAWDWAAEAIREIARFSRDIGVEIVIEPTPEDSNIVNTCDNTIDMMKDVGEPNVRLMFDAHHVITEKEVMSDYVYAMGKDLVHIHASDNNRLPPGKGRGDFPALIEALHETGFDGYLSMECGFHQRGIEPDWVARVCLEYLKPLVDAANRSVTPVKDRARA, from the coding sequence ATGACCATCAAGCTCGCCATGCATACCTGGCCTTATGCGAGCAACCCGACGTGGTTGCCGGCCTACACGCTTGAAGAAACCATCAGGCGCATCAAAAAGATCGGCTACGACGCCATCGAAATCGGCGCGGCCAGCCCGCACGTTTTTCCGCCGACGCTTAGCAAGCAGCGCCGCAAGGACATCGGCCAGATGCTGAAAGATTACGACATGGACCTGGCCGCGATGCTGCCGGCCCATGGCGGTGGCCCTGGCAACAACGTGGCGTCGCCAATTCCGGAGGAACGTCGTTGGGCGATCGATCACTACAAGGATATGGCGCAGCTTACGGCCGACTGGGGCGGCAAGCGACTGATCTGCCTGCCGGGATGGTACATCTTCGGTACGACATATCGGCAGGCTTGGGACTGGGCTGCCGAGGCAATCCGCGAGATAGCACGGTTCTCAAGGGATATTGGGGTCGAAATCGTTATCGAGCCCACGCCCGAAGACAGCAACATCGTCAACACCTGTGACAACACGATCGACATGATGAAGGACGTCGGCGAACCCAACGTACGATTGATGTTCGACGCCCATCACGTCATCACGGAAAAGGAAGTGATGAGCGACTACGTCTATGCCATGGGCAAGGACCTGGTCCACATCCATGCCTCGGACAACAACCGGCTGCCGCCGGGCAAAGGACGAGGTGACTTTCCGGCCTTGATCGAGGCGCTGCACGAAACGGGCTTCGACGGCTATCTATCGATGGAATGCGGCTTCCATCAGCGTGGAATCGAGCCTGACTGGGTGGCGCGGGTGTGCCTGGAATACCTCAAGCCACTTGTTGATGCCGCTAACAGGTCGGTCACGCCCGTCAAGGATAGAGCTCGCGCGTAA